Genomic DNA from Salvia miltiorrhiza cultivar Shanhuang (shh) chromosome 1, IMPLAD_Smil_shh, whole genome shotgun sequence:
aattagagtaagatttattagttatctttcctaattaaaattgccacatcaatggtgggcacgttatgcttgcccacggtgggtaggtgatcggttctgtacgTATTACCCCCTACGAAACTTTAAGATTAAATGTTGACGTTAATAAAACCAAATTCAACGAGAGATATACATAATTTCTTGATCATTATATATGCACCAAGAATTCTAAGCATAAAAAACTTACACCTTAGagattatatataatgttatttacAAGATTTAAAGTGATATCTTTCTGCACGTCAGAATTGTATTTTAATATTAACTGGATTCCAATTGATATATTTACGACATACTAACAATATACTGTGCTCGAGGTATTACTAATTATACATACGAAATAGAGTATTCGAATGAATTATTATCAGCCAGCAAATACAAATACATCGAGATTATatagattagtaaaaatgacgtcgtttttgtgTGATCTAAACAACACTATTTTGtaacaatttcaattaaaaatttgttCAAATTATAAAAGAATTGCATCCTATATATATCTGCATTGCACCCTAGCTAGTTTTCAATATTCAGCAATTATATTGCAAGCGACGTcataacatgaatattacgtgGCGAATTAACTAAACCACGCAAGCTCCAACTCAACAATTCAGCGCTCGAAAATAATTGGGGAGGGACGAAATCGCAAAAACTAAAAATgtgatgatttaattcgccaaaTATAAAAAATCACGTTTAAATTACAATTTCGAAATAATTCGTGATTTTATCTGCAAAACCTATCTATTATTGACCGACTGTTATAATActcatatatttttctttttaaagttGTGTTATATATAGTAATAGGCTAAAGTAAATATTGGAGCAAGCTTTGTATAAGTGGGTTGATAAAATTAATGAGCTAGATATATGatgaataaaatagaataataaCCTGAATTTGATCACCGATGTTAACGATGAAGGCATGCGGAGCGGGTTTGACCGTAATCCATTGGTTGCCCCGTCGGACTTGGAGCCCCGGAACATTCCGATCCGGCAGCAGAAAGGTCATCCCGCCCGGATCCGAATGCGGGGATAGGCCAAGGGTGAGGTCCGGCTCCGGGCATTTCGGGTAGAAATTGACCCGCAAACATGCCCCGACATCCTCCCCTCCAAACGAATTTTGCAGGAAATCTTGTCTTAACCCAAGGCTTATCGACAGGATCTTTAGCAAAACCCCACCTAACCTCACGATCTCTCTAGAATACTCATCCATCGCCTCCCTATAATTAAAcattaattactcattaatCAACAATTAAAACCACGTGATCAATTGTTTTAGTGCTCATCCCACTCACAACCCAAGAAGGCACTAGAAAATATAGAGACAATAGTGCCAAAAGgtgaatatatatatgtctaACAAGAAATATACAATCCAAAAAAGTTTTGTGTATATCTCTTTACCACATGGAGTGTAGCACCATCACcatatatattttcatgcaCACGAAACTTGCTTGGGTGTGTTTGGGATAATTTGGGTGTGTTTGGGGACAATTTAAGATAACAAAACAAGCAAAAAGCCATCTAGATCTCTTTGGGATAATTTAGGTGTGTTTGGCCAAGAGTCTGTATTGTCTcaaaaatttataagttatCAAAGTGTTTGAATAAGAGGGTGCTTGGTTGagcttataaattttttaaaacagcttataatGTCTAAAAACAAgctataagctcccaaaaataAGTTAATCTAttccaaattattttttcataatcttatatgtaataaatattttataaatattatttaattataaatttttattttcgtcATACACCCTCTCAAGTTCACCTCtattcgattttctctctctggtAAATACTTTTCTCTCTAACTAAAAAACTCTTTCTTtagcttataaactcaattatccaaacaattTAACAGCTAATTATAAGCTTTTATGAAACTACATCTTAATATtttcttgaaacatcttataagtttcaagaacttataagttctttaaaataagcttaattAGCCAATTAAACATcctctaattaaacttataattaaGCTCATAAACagattataaaattcttttagaGAGCTTATAATAAACTGAGCACAACACTCTCCTAGTGGTGGAGTGGGTACTGTTAAATCGAAAATCCTAGTGACACCTCAATAGGTTTGAGTATGTCAAACCTAGTATTTTCCATTTCTGGTGGGTACTGTACAAGAATAGAAATACGTACGGCGACACGAATTTCtatcgaaaaaaatatatatatatatatacctgagGGAAATGGGGAGGGAGGGCCACTTGTTATAATCCCTCAAGTTGCAAGGGAGGTAGTGGAGGAAGTAGTAATCGCTCCAGTCAAGAATGGCGGCCTTCTCGACGCCGAGGCGGCTGCCGTAGCCCTCGTAGGTGGCCGGTGAGTTGGCGTAGGCTTGCTTCAGCTCCATGGGCTGGTGGAAGAACTGCCGCCACACCTCCTGCGCCTGGTCCATGAGCTCCGCCCTCACGCCGTGGTTCACCACCTGGAAGAAACCCCAGTCGCGGCACGCCTCCGCCACACGCGCCATCGTCGCGCCGCCGTCGTGGTGGAGCCCGCCCAGGTCGATCACCGGTATGTTCACCTCGCCCGCACCACCCGTGATCTGCTTCAAGGAAGGGCGCGACTCGAGCGGCTTGACGTAGCGCTCCGGAATCTTGGCGCACGCTTCCGATAGGGATTGGACTCGGACTATGGGCTCCGGCCAGTCGCTTGGGCAGGCCATCGTCATATGCATACACTTTTATGTATGTATCTCAATACCAAAAATCGACttcatatgtgtgtgtgtatatatagagCTAGAGTGAATATATgggatttaaatataaataaagaaaatgtgtATAATAGGGAGTAGAAGAGATGAGGATGGGTGGTGAAGTTGACATGAGAGAAGAGAACGTGAAATTAGTGTATGATATTCTTGTGGCGGACAAGGGGCTCTTGTGGTGTGTCGATTTACCTTTAGTGGCTTTTTTTGATGAATGGCGAAAGGTTTAAATTAAATAAGGAGTGTAGGGACTGTGTAGAGGCCTTCGTGTGTTGCCAATTGCCATGTGCTTCTGATGTTGTctctttaaataattaatacttCTACAATGTCTTATACATACGCTCTCTCCCTCGTGGAcgcagattttaataaaatggatgGTGATTTTTACATAGTGAAAGAAAGGTcccataaaaatttgaaatatatGATTGGTCGAAATTGAATCAAGataatatatataggggagggctacagtgaaaacacttcttaaaatataaatataaacgttttttaatgtacgaattttattcaacatggttacgaattcatccaacatggttacgaatcgtgaaaaataattttttgctacatttggaattcgaacccaggaccacgaattcatccaacaaggttacgaatcaaccgtagatcttgatgatctaagggctgaaaattgtttatattttatattttaagaagtgtttttattttagcccttccctacccctatatatatatatatatatatatatatatatatatatatatatatatatatatataaaagatgtgAGATCTTGTGTTAAAATGATCCAACTATaactctctatatatatacagcCACATTGTGACCACCTACAAATAAGTAATTCTTCGAACTTAATTTATACTAAAAAGGTAGTTAGTCTATAAAGTGAATTGatgaaatatttaaaaattattttaagtgagtTGGTGtataaagttaattttttattaaaatttgtatgagACATTACTAATGAGATGGAGGAGTATTACTCATGGAAAAATACTCTCCTGGATAAAATTTAGGATAGGTGATTAATCTGAttgaatttctttaacttcAATCTT
This window encodes:
- the LOC131005711 gene encoding jasmonate-induced oxygenase 2, which produces MHMTMACPSDWPEPIVRVQSLSEACAKIPERYVKPLESRPSLKQITGGAGEVNIPVIDLGGLHHDGGATMARVAEACRDWGFFQVVNHGVRAELMDQAQEVWRQFFHQPMELKQAYANSPATYEGYGSRLGVEKAAILDWSDYYFLHYLPCNLRDYNKWPSLPISLREAMDEYSREIVRLGGVLLKILSISLGLRQDFLQNSFGGEDVGACLRVNFYPKCPEPDLTLGLSPHSDPGGMTFLLPDRNVPGLQVRRGNQWITVKPAPHAFIVNIGDQIQVLSNAIYKSVEHRVIVNSAQERISLAYFYNPKSDLLIQPAKELLAPDRPALYPAMTFDEYRLFIRTKGPKGKSQLGES